Sequence from the Drosophila innubila isolate TH190305 chromosome 3L unlocalized genomic scaffold, UK_Dinn_1.0 0_D_3L, whole genome shotgun sequence genome:
ttcttttgatttttgagcTCCTTGTTGCCTTGAATGTGAACAAAGAGAGAAGAGGATGAGACTGAAGGCGACGGCGAAGGCGAGGGCGTCACTAGTTTCCTATTTTCTTGGCATTGGTCGCAGCTGCAGGTGTTGGATTCTTTAGATTGAGGCTGCTGGCTGGGCCTGACATAGAAACTGGTCTGGGTTGGCATATTCTTATAATATGGTGCCTGCTCCTTTGCTTGGAGCTGCTGTCTTGCCTTGGCCAGATTTTGTTGCTCCTGTTCGAGCAGCGTCTGTTTGGCCTGGAGTAAGTCCTGCTGCTGTTTGAACAACTGATCGTAGAGTATGCGCACATTCTTTTCACGCCTTTCTCCCGCCTGCTCCAGCAGATTCTCCAGCTCACGCTCCAGCTTGCGATCCAAGTCCAGTAGAATTCGTCGCGTCTCCGGCTCATCATCGAATATGTCCTGCAAGGTGATGCGCAGTAAATTAATGGAACCACTGCTGGGTGTCCAATTCTTGAGCCGACGGATTGCATGCCGTGCATTCGACTCGACTTTCTGTAGACGCGTCTGACTCCGTAGAGTCTGCAGCGATTGATTCATCTTTTTTTGCCAATTGGATTCGCTTTCCTTATAATTATCCAAGTTAGCCTGCTTGAGTAGTTGCTGTTTCTTCTCCAACTGCAGCTCGTAATCCGATTTCTTCTTCTTGGAGTTAAAGCTGGATTGCACCACTGTCGACAGCTTTCCGGAGGATCGACTGCTGACTCCGTCATAACTAGTATAATTTGTCTCCAAATCGGAttctgtgtttgtttttgctattgGAGGATTTTCTGGCTCACTCTGCTTTTCACTTTCATACTTCGTAAGCACTTCCTCTAGCGGCAGTTTCGCATTGGCCAAGTCTGTAAAGGGTTTTCCCAGTTTTCCCATGACCTTCAATTGCTCATGCATCAACACCATTAGACAGTTCCGGGCGTATTTATCCGACAAAGGCGCCTCATAGAAAACCAGCAGCCAGTGATGTATGATATCATGATGGACTGCGCATATACTTTGGATAAACACATCGCTCACCATCTGCAGCTGCTTTGCAAAGTGACGATCCAGAGAATCCTCATTTAGTTCACTCATTTTACTATTTCGAAATTGACATTTGAGCTTGAGAATAtgttattattagtattttcATTCGGTTTTTTTTGGCATCTATTAAAAGGGAAAACACAAACGATAAGtgaagctttaaaatttacaagtcaaaattccaaatttaaaatgttcatcgaaatcaatatataGCTCTAAGGAGAATAGTTTATTTTAGTGagtttaataaaacttgaatgcattataaattaaaagggcaaaccatgatcaaaatgacattccgcttaaaaatcggttcagttttgacaaagttatggcagtttgaaatttgtcAGATTTTGGATTtatcaactttacaagtcaaaatttgtgtcaaatttaacataattttaaacagaaaaatgaaacccctcaaaatcaaatttcaagtgttgttttatactaattatgatataagaagttgattaaaagtgaaaagttgagttttaaaattttcaattttcaattttcaaaatatcaaaggggggacccttagcatcgaaaccatgatctagaggaaaataatttttttttacaaaattaattaactttgaatgcagaaagaattgagaggccaaaccatgaataaaatgacatttcgcttaaaaatcggtttagttttgacaaagttatgagagtttgaagttggtcagattTTGGAAGTaggctttttatttaacttgtgTAATTGCTGGGCTAGACAAATTCACAATAATTTAGCTTGAATTTGGCTAAGAGACCCTCAATTAACTACATTTTTGGCAATAGCTtcatgttaattaaattttgagcgCTTAAAACCTTtgataattaagaaaattacttAAAGCTTACATTTGAAAAGCTTGTTGTGAATTTCACTTGCTTAGAAATTTCTGTAGCATCATTTTAACGGCCGCAttaaaaaagttcaatttgaaatgcataattgattaaattctTGTTGCGAAATTCAAGCGTTTTGGGAATTGGGAATAGCACTGACTTTATCTTAAGTTCATTTGGCATTCATATTGGTATTGCTGGCAAGTTGCGAATGTGTTGCATATTCGAGAAAGGATAACGTTTCGCTTTTAAATGGATTATGTGAATGGGTCGAGGCAGCTTCTTCGGGGTCAATGGTATTTGCTGCTCTACAGAGTTTTCGCACCTTTCCTGGCTAACATAATGGCTGCAAATGCCGCAAATACTTCCAGCAATTCACACACATatgaacacacacacttacacacatcCTGGCTGCCGATAAGCCAAAGCAAAAGCCAAGGCAATATTCTTGGCCATGCTGTTTAATTTCTTTGCCCCGTtgctttggaatttttttgctcgttcattttttttttttgtactttccTACTCATAAATTGCGCAAATTCCTTTTGTGCGCATCAAGGAAAAATGGCTCCATTTGCAGCTGAGAAGGGCGGGGAAGTGGAGAGGGGAAGAAGCTGCCTCTGAGGAAGGTTAAAGCTTGTGGTTTGCAGCCCGGCACATCTAATTTCTCTAGATGTCCTCTGCACGCTTATTAAAGTATAAATCATTTGATGGCTGTCCTCATCCACTACCTACCCACCCTACAAAGTGGTCAACAAGCATGTCAAAAAGTGCAGCAAcaagaaaagaacaaaatggcaacgaagcagcccaaaaagaaaatcagAAGTCGAATGTTAGCTGAGCTGAGGTGTGTTGAGGGCAAGGGGGGATATAAGGAGTGGGGAGGAGGAGTTGGTCAAAGTACATTATCGTCGTGTGCTGGCGTGGTGCATGTTGCAACAAATGTAGCAGAAAACCGCAGCTGAGAGTAGTGCAATTAAATACAGGAAATAATGGCCACCGCAGCAGAGGAGCAACAGaagagaagaagcagcaggagaagaagaagaagcagcagcagatgctGCCTGTctgagacagaaagagaggggaAGTGGGCGTGCCACAGGAAGCACACAGAATACAGGAAGTGTTCGGAGTATCTTGACCAGGGCAAGTTGATCTTAGCAGCATTTGCTTGCActtcaaatgaattttgatttttttgacaCCGTGaaagttttattgtttttttcaaaatggatctttcaacaatattttaaatatatatatatataattaatatgaatttttgagaagcagaaaaaatgcacaagatgagttttttttcaattctattatcttttaaataatctACATAGAATTCTGCTCAATGTTTTATCTCAATTTCTAATAAATCAACGAAATagtaaattaattgttgtGCAATATGACTTTAACTTGAGATAGTGAAATTTCTCTGGCTTTTTCTGTGTGTGCATTttcaataaagaaaatattgtgcgaaaatatagtttattgagaaaataacatttttaagccCGCCTCAATACTGTGCGAGTTTCACACACACGAAACtctaattgaattgaatgtgCACTTAAGCGGCATCCGTTGATAATGAAATTGTGGAGCAAATTTGTAGACGAAAGTGCGACTCGGACAAAAGAGCCgtaaacattttgttgctatGCTAATGCAAAGTTGTTGCgttcctcttttttttctattttgttttatagcacaataaataaatgcaaaaatgaaagaagaaaataatataggGGTAGCAGATGTTGGGGGTGTTTTGCTTGGCAACtggcaaattgaaataaaattgaagtaGTTGTTTCTGGAATTTGCAGTCGGGGGTTAAGTCAAGTACTTCGATTCCtcttataaacatatatttcattttatttgatttgatttcgtttaatgttttatttttcgctTGCAAATAATCGATTTGTCAGTCCGTCAGTTTGAATGAATGTCCGActgtttttctctctctctctctctctctctctgtctgtctgtctgtctgtctgtttgtccgtctgctTGACTTTCAACTGGAATGTTGGCCAAAGTATGCTTCAATATTGCGCATAGCATTTGAAAACTCAACATAGCAATGTTATATAAGCGTACATTGTAAATAAGTATGTGCACAGAGGTATATATCACAGGTCGAGCAACACTTTTCGACTGGTAGATACCCTATAAATAGACTATAACTCACTCAAAAATGTTCTACATCGGTTTAGTAAGGTATATCTTAGTTTAAAAGTGCTCGCTTGCTTATGACTAGTTTGCCGATGTTAGAGAGACAGTTCTCGACTTGTAGATACCCTCTAGTTAGGTAATTCGTTCTGTAAAAATAGCTTAAGTAGGCTAATCACGCCATATATAAACCTTTATTTCTTTGTCTGCTTTAAATAGGTTCTTTAAGAAGT
This genomic interval carries:
- the LOC117786759 gene encoding uncharacterized protein LOC117786759, producing the protein MSELNEDSLDRHFAKQLQMVSDVFIQSICAVHHDIIHHWLLVFYEAPLSDKYARNCLMVLMHEQLKVMGKLGKPFTDLANAKLPLEEVLTKYESEKQSEPENPPIAKTNTESDLETNYTSYDGVSSRSSGKLSTVVQSSFNSKKKKSDYELQLEKKQQLLKQANLDNYKESESNWQKKMNQSLQTLRSQTRLQKVESNARHAIRRLKNWTPSSGSINLLRITLQDIFDDEPETRRILLDLDRKLERELENLLEQAGERREKNVRILYDQLFKQQQDLLQAKQTLLEQEQQNLAKARQQLQAKEQAPYYKNMPTQTSFYVRPSQQPQSKESNTCSCDQCQENRKLVTPSPSPSPSVSSSSLFVHIQGNKELKNQKNCDCKFCQQFKRELSD